In Streptomyces thermolilacinus SPC6, a single genomic region encodes these proteins:
- a CDS encoding DUF3017 domain-containing protein, protein MPNDGPATADSGHPGTTPATPSRAATPPAGASPAGGAAPGDGAAPGDGAANPAGPVPSGRSAGPDAAEAAAPGHAESEPGADRSCGASRDGEDGSRTDAGTGADGTAGDAGAEADAAAGAETVVGPGAGAGALAAAGAAVAGAVAVSGHPGGKQGEARHGAGDEDRPEAGDEGPSGREPAEGGAASGPAPRQESDARDADAGDADGRDAEDTAEGDAHDDGLAPGASRRPPTVTEGTVRPEGGGRAAPGDAPAPARQWPLLTVLGLTALGLLIIGIDPFPHAPRIGALLIGAALLTGAGIRRVLPSVGMLAVRSRFTDMITYGVLGAAIVLFALMTQPNPWLEIPFLKDLVRFTVR, encoded by the coding sequence ATGCCGAACGACGGACCCGCGACGGCGGATTCCGGCCACCCGGGTACGACCCCGGCCACGCCCAGCCGGGCAGCGACGCCGCCTGCCGGTGCGTCGCCCGCCGGTGGTGCGGCGCCCGGCGATGGTGCCGCACCCGGCGACGGTGCCGCGAACCCCGCCGGGCCGGTGCCCTCCGGACGGTCTGCAGGGCCCGACGCGGCCGAGGCGGCTGCTCCTGGGCACGCGGAGAGCGAGCCGGGTGCCGACCGGTCCTGCGGTGCTTCCCGCGACGGCGAGGACGGCAGCCGTACGGACGCCGGGACGGGTGCGGACGGCACCGCAGGTGACGCGGGCGCCGAAGCCGACGCCGCTGCCGGTGCGGAGACCGTCGTCGGGCCGGGGGCCGGTGCCGGGGCGCTCGCGGCGGCCGGTGCCGCCGTGGCCGGTGCCGTGGCGGTGTCCGGGCACCCGGGCGGGAAGCAGGGCGAGGCGCGGCACGGGGCCGGGGACGAGGACCGGCCCGAGGCCGGGGACGAGGGGCCGTCGGGACGCGAACCCGCCGAGGGCGGCGCGGCTTCCGGCCCGGCCCCACGTCAGGAGTCCGACGCCCGGGACGCCGACGCCGGGGACGCCGACGGCCGGGACGCGGAGGACACCGCCGAGGGCGACGCGCACGACGACGGCCTCGCCCCGGGGGCCTCGCGGCGTCCGCCGACCGTGACGGAGGGCACCGTACGGCCGGAGGGCGGCGGCCGGGCCGCACCCGGCGACGCGCCCGCGCCCGCGCGGCAGTGGCCGCTGCTCACCGTGCTGGGGCTCACCGCGCTCGGCCTGCTGATCATCGGGATCGACCCGTTCCCGCACGCGCCGCGCATCGGGGCGCTGCTGATCGGTGCCGCGCTGCTGACGGGCGCCGGGATACGGCGCGTCCTGCCGTCCGTCGGGATGCTCGCCGTACGGTCCCGGTTCACCGACATGATCACGTACGGGGTGCTGGGCGCGGCCATCGTGCTCTTCGCCCTGATGACCCAGCCCAATCCGTGGCTGGAGATCCCGTTCCTGAAGGACCTGGTCCGCTTCACCGTCCGGTAG
- a CDS encoding XRE family transcriptional regulator → MPRWKALPEELDPEVREFAGTLRRLVDRGGLGLGALADRTGYSRTSWERYLNGRLLAPRDAVLALAEVTGTDPVHVVTLWELAERAWSRAEKRRDQTLDDIRIAQARAALEAPPSAGGASQASTAAQASKAPNTSKAPNASAGSRDAAGAGDARRAAGAARPAPRADAPHPRPHAPVGAPHARPRPPVAPHAHPRTPAPAYGPSSGPARGAEAHRHGRTVLMFFAGALGTLLIFGAAMLLSGLGDSGEPQPAARPADAKPAAPPGTGATPSLPVGVGCYRGACDGQDPHTMGCGGAHASTVASTIVDTALVEVRYSRVCRASWARISRAAPGDTVEVTAPGGTTRSATADADGDAYTPMVVLPAGTDASACAALLTGTTGCTEAP, encoded by the coding sequence ATGCCTCGCTGGAAGGCGCTGCCGGAGGAACTCGACCCGGAGGTACGGGAGTTCGCCGGCACGCTGCGCAGGCTGGTGGACCGCGGCGGGCTGGGCCTCGGCGCGCTCGCGGACCGTACCGGGTACAGCAGGACCTCCTGGGAGCGGTACCTGAACGGGCGGCTGCTCGCCCCCAGGGACGCCGTCCTCGCCCTGGCCGAGGTGACCGGCACGGACCCGGTGCATGTGGTCACCCTGTGGGAGCTGGCCGAACGGGCCTGGAGCCGCGCCGAGAAGCGCCGCGACCAGACCCTGGACGACATCCGCATCGCCCAGGCCCGCGCCGCCCTCGAGGCGCCGCCATCCGCGGGCGGCGCCTCCCAGGCCTCGACAGCCGCTCAAGCCTCGAAAGCCCCGAACACCTCGAAAGCCCCGAACGCCTCGGCTGGTTCCCGTGATGCCGCTGGTGCCGGTGACGCCCGTAGGGCCGCAGGGGCCGCCCGGCCCGCGCCCCGCGCCGACGCCCCGCACCCGCGCCCCCACGCGCCCGTCGGCGCCCCGCACGCCCGCCCCCGGCCGCCCGTCGCGCCGCACGCGCACCCCCGCACGCCGGCCCCGGCGTACGGCCCGTCAAGTGGCCCCGCCCGTGGAGCGGAAGCGCACCGGCACGGCCGTACCGTGCTCATGTTCTTCGCCGGTGCCCTCGGCACCCTCCTCATCTTCGGCGCCGCGATGCTCCTCTCCGGGCTCGGCGACAGCGGGGAGCCGCAGCCCGCCGCGCGCCCCGCCGACGCCAAGCCCGCCGCGCCGCCCGGCACCGGCGCCACACCCAGCCTCCCCGTCGGCGTCGGGTGCTACCGGGGCGCCTGCGACGGGCAGGACCCGCACACGATGGGGTGCGGCGGCGCCCACGCCTCCACCGTCGCCTCCACCATCGTGGACACCGCCCTGGTGGAGGTCCGCTACAGCCGTGTCTGCCGGGCCTCCTGGGCCCGCATCAGCCGCGCCGCGCCCGGCGACACCGTCGAGGTCACCGCGCCGGGCGGCACGACCCGGAGCGCCACGGCCGACGCGGACGGCGACGCGTACACCCCGATGGTCGTCCTCCCGGCGGGTACCGACGCGAGCGCCTGCGCCGCGCTCCTGACTGGTACCACGGGCTGCACGGAGGCCCCGTGA
- a CDS encoding malate dehydrogenase yields the protein MTRTPVNVTVTGAAGQIGYALLFRIASGHLLGADVPVKLRLLEIPQGLKAAEGTAMELDDCAFPLLRGIDITDDPNVAFDGANVALLVGARPRTKGMERGDLLEANGGIFKPQGKAINDNAADDIKVLVVGNPANTNALIAQAAAPDVPAERFTAMTRLDHNRAISQLAAKTGAAVSDIKRLTIWGNHSATQYPDIFHATIGGKNAAEVVNDEQWLADEFIPTVAKRGAAIIEARGASSAASAANAAIDHVHTWVNGTAEGDWTSMGIPSDGSYGVPEGLISSFPVTCKDGKYEIVQGLDINEFSRARIDASVQELAEERDAVRGLGLI from the coding sequence ATGACCCGCACTCCCGTGAATGTCACCGTCACCGGCGCGGCCGGCCAGATCGGCTACGCGCTGCTGTTCCGCATCGCCTCCGGTCACCTGCTCGGCGCCGACGTGCCGGTCAAGCTGCGTCTCCTGGAGATCCCGCAGGGCCTGAAGGCCGCCGAGGGCACCGCCATGGAGCTCGACGACTGCGCCTTCCCGCTGCTGCGCGGCATCGACATCACCGACGACCCGAACGTGGCCTTCGACGGCGCGAACGTCGCCCTCCTCGTCGGTGCCCGGCCCCGCACCAAGGGCATGGAGCGCGGTGACCTGCTGGAGGCCAACGGCGGCATCTTCAAGCCGCAGGGCAAGGCCATCAACGACAACGCCGCGGACGACATCAAGGTCCTCGTCGTCGGCAACCCGGCCAACACCAACGCCCTCATCGCCCAGGCCGCCGCGCCGGACGTGCCGGCCGAGCGCTTCACCGCGATGACCCGCCTCGACCACAACCGCGCGATCTCGCAGCTCGCCGCCAAGACCGGCGCCGCCGTCTCCGACATCAAGCGGCTGACGATCTGGGGCAACCACTCCGCCACGCAGTACCCGGACATCTTCCACGCCACCATCGGCGGGAAGAACGCCGCCGAGGTCGTCAACGACGAGCAGTGGCTGGCCGACGAGTTCATCCCGACCGTCGCCAAGCGCGGCGCGGCCATCATCGAGGCCCGTGGCGCGTCCTCCGCCGCGTCCGCCGCCAACGCCGCCATCGACCACGTCCACACGTGGGTCAACGGCACCGCCGAGGGCGACTGGACCTCCATGGGCATCCCGTCCGACGGCTCGTACGGCGTGCCGGAGGGCCTCATCTCCTCCTTCCCGGTCACCTGCAAGGACGGCAAGTACGAGATCGTCCAGGGCCTGGACATCAACGAGTTCTCCCGCGCCCGCATCGACGCGTCGGTGCAGGAGCTGGCGGAGGAGCGCGACGCGGTGCGCGGCCTCGGCCTCATCTGA
- a CDS encoding bifunctional methylenetetrahydrofolate dehydrogenase/methenyltetrahydrofolate cyclohydrolase — translation MSAQILDGKATAAAIKSDLTARVADLKAKGITPGLGTLLVGDDVGSQKYVAGKHRDCAQVGIASIQRELPATATQEDIEAVVRELNEDPACTGYIVQLPLPKGVDTNRVLELMDPEKDADGLHPMNLGRLVLGEPAPLPCTPAGIVTLLRRHGVEIAGAHVVVVGRGVTIGRPMPLLLTRRSENATVTQCHTGTRDLSAYLRQADIVVAAAGVPHLIKPEDIKPGAAVLDVGVSRDDSGKVMGDVHPGVREVAGWVAPNPGGVGPMTRAQLLVNVVEAAERAAL, via the coding sequence ATGAGCGCCCAGATTCTCGACGGCAAGGCAACGGCCGCAGCGATCAAGTCCGATCTGACCGCCCGCGTGGCGGACCTGAAGGCGAAGGGCATTACGCCGGGGCTCGGAACGCTGCTGGTGGGCGACGACGTCGGCAGCCAGAAGTACGTGGCGGGCAAGCACCGCGACTGCGCCCAGGTGGGCATCGCGTCGATCCAGCGGGAGCTGCCCGCGACGGCGACGCAGGAGGACATCGAAGCGGTGGTCCGCGAGCTGAACGAGGACCCCGCGTGCACCGGCTACATCGTGCAGCTGCCGCTGCCCAAGGGCGTGGACACCAACCGGGTGCTGGAGCTGATGGACCCGGAGAAGGACGCCGACGGCCTGCACCCGATGAATCTCGGGCGGCTGGTGCTCGGCGAGCCCGCGCCGCTGCCGTGCACCCCGGCGGGCATCGTGACGCTGCTGCGGCGGCACGGCGTGGAGATCGCCGGGGCGCACGTGGTGGTCGTGGGGCGCGGCGTGACGATCGGGCGCCCGATGCCGCTGCTGCTGACGCGGCGTTCCGAGAACGCGACGGTGACGCAGTGCCACACCGGTACGCGGGACCTGTCCGCGTATCTGCGGCAGGCCGACATCGTGGTCGCCGCGGCCGGTGTGCCGCACCTGATCAAGCCCGAGGACATCAAGCCGGGCGCGGCGGTGCTGGACGTGGGCGTGAGCCGGGACGACAGCGGCAAGGTCATGGGCGATGTGCACCCGGGCGTGCGCGAGGTGGCCGGCTGGGTCGCCCCCAACCCGGGCGGCGTCGGCCCGATGACGCGCGCTCAGCTGCTGGTCAACGTCGTCGAGGCGGCCGAGCGCGCGGCGCTCTGA